The Paenibacillus sp. 481 DNA window CTCCCTCGCCCTTTCTTTTAAAGACAAGCCTGATCATGTTGTAACGGGTTACGTGCCTAACTCTAAGCTAGCTGCTACATGTTTGGAGCGTGGTGTTGTCGATCATGCTACAACATCGCTTGAGGAAGCCGTAAAAGATGCGGATTATATTTTTTTGTGCGTACCCGTTGGGGTTATTGAAAGTATCCTTGTCACGTTGCGTAACTTGCCATTGAAGCAAGGATGCGTCATTACGGATGTAGGCAGTACGAAAGCATCGATAGCACGTTGTGCACGTGAATTGGAATTTACCGATGTTCATTTTATTGGTGGTCACCCTATGGCTGGTTCAGAGCGTTCTGGTGTTGAAGCAGCTTCTACACTGCTATTTGAAAATGCTTTTTACGTGCTAACGCCTGAAAAAAATGTGAACAAAGACGCGTATGATGGACTCGCCTCGCTCTTACGGTATACGAAGGCGCACATCATTCAGATGGATCCCCTTGAACACGACAGAGTCGTCGGTGCCATCAGCCATCTGCCGCATATTGTGGCTGTGACGCTCGTCAATCAAGTCCGTCAATATAATGAGGGCAATGAGCTTCACGCGCTGTTAGCGGCAGGTGGATTCCGCGATATTACGCGTATCGCATCAAGTGATCCAGTGATGTGGCGTGATATTTTGCTCAATAACCGTGACGTGTTATTAAAGCTGTTGGACGAATTGAAGCTAGGAGCAGACCAATTTATTGCACAGCTCCAACAATTAGACGGCGAGGCTATTATGCAAGCTTTTGCAGAAGCAGGCGAATTTCGTAGTCGGATGCCGGAGCGACGTAAAGGCGCTATCCATGCTTTGTACGATATTTATATGGATGTTCCTGACCACCCAGGTATCATCGGTAAAATTGCAACGGAGCTTGGTAATCACGAAATTAACTTGAGTAATTTGCAAATTATCGAGAGTAGGGAAGACGTTCCTGGTGTACTGCGACTCTCTTTTCGCCAGCAGCAAGATGCGGATAGGGCAAGTGTATTGCTCAAAGCAAATGGTCATGCTGTGTATGTTTAATGCCTTAATGAGGTAAAATATGAGAATAGAAGAAAATTTTTAAGGCATTCTATTGACAAAATGAAAACGTATACAATATAATAAAGGTACAGTATGGTTTCTCTCCACTCCTATCCAAAATGAGTGCATAATCGCACAACGCCACTTCGGTGGCGTCTTTTTTTTGCCCAATTTTTGGTTTGAATTTAAGGTTTCATCATCAATTCTTAAAAAAATTTAACTTACAGCGAGCCCGTCCTGTGCTAAAATACGAAATAGTTATGTTCGACACACGTATATCATGCAAAATGAACCCGACAATACCCCGAATATGAGCAACGTTTATTGAGGATACGACAATACGAATCTATCTTTTTTCTCGATCCGCAACTTTATCCATTAAGATGAGTATAACCTTACAGAGTAGCGCATCGGGATGGAAATGGAAAGCAAGGAGGTTCGCAATCCATGACCGATTCCCAAATAATTCGCGATATTAAAGACGGCAACGTTGAACAGTACGCGATATTAATGAATCGTTATCAACGTAAAGTGCTATCATTTATTTTTCATATGTTAAAAAGTTCCCAGTTGGAATTGCTCGCTGAAGATTTATGCGCGGAAACGTTCTATAAGGCATATCGCAGTTTACATACTTTTAGAGAGTCAGATGCTCTCTTCTCAACATGGCTATATACGATAGCAAGGAATACGGTGTTGAGTGAGTTGCGAAAGCAGCGCAGTATACAAATGTCCCTCGATGAGGACAACAGCATCGTGCCTGAAGCACCGCGTGAGGCAGCGCCAGAGTACGCGCTACTACGCAGTGAGAAAGTATCCTTGGTGCGTGAAGCAATTAATCGATTGCCAGACAAGCAACGCTCCGCCCTTATTTTACGCGAATATGACCAGCTGGATTATCAAGAAATTGCCGATGTTCTAGGACAGACGGTAAGTTCGGTCAAATCGTTGTTGTTCCGTGCCAGAGCTAGCATTAAGATACAGTTGGAATCTTATGTGACTGAGCCCGGGATTGAAGGGATGAACGGCTAATGAAATGTGCGGAAACGCTCGATTGCATATCCATGTATGAAGATATGCCGATTGATGATCCGCAACGTCAAGTGATTGAGGAGCATTTAAGCGGGTGCCAGGCTTGTGCGGAGATGTATGCCGTATGGGCGGCAAGTGAGCAGTGGGAAGATGAGTTGACTAGTGAACCAGAGTGGTCAGCCTCTTCTCCTTTTCAGTCTAATCACGTGATGGAACGTATATTCAAAGAAGAAGACTGGCTTGTACCGGTGCATCAGCGTTCTCAAACCTTTTCGTTACGATCGCGCAAAATGTTATCGGGATTAATTGCTTTTTGCTTAACTATTTTTTTGAGCAGTCTAACCGTCCTGCTCGTACGCAGCGAACAGTCCAATATGGAACATCTGAGCGGCATGATTCCTACTTCAGTAGCAGGGGTAGGAGAAGGATGGGAATCGGTTTCAATCAATGTACCAGTAGCAGGCGTTAGCGAACCAGTTCTATTGCAAGTTGTGCCTGCGGTGCCACACTATTGGATAGCGCTATCCTTATTTGGTGTTACGTTCGCACTCATGTTGTTGAACTGGCTAACTCGCGTACGACATTGAGAATGACATACAACTAGAGGAGAACGTATGCAATTCACATTAGGATTAGTTCGTCATGGTCAGACAGATTGGAATGTATTAGGCAAGATTCAAGGTCGAACGGACATCCCGTTGAACGAGTCAGGACGGGAGCAAGCCCATCGATTGGCTGAAAGATTGTTTCATGACGCGCACAAGTTTGACGTTGTCGTCACAAGTGGACTTCAACGTGCCGATGAAACAGGACTCATTATTGCGAATCGTTTAGGTATCCCTGTGGAGAAACCAGAGCGTCATCTAGAGGAGCGATTTTTCGGACTAGTGGAAGGCACAACACCTGAAGAGCGTGAACAACGATGGGGAACCGATTGGCGAACGCGCGACCTTGGACAAGAGAAAAATGATGAGCTGCTGCAACGCGCTGTAGCGTGCATTGAGATGCTATATCAGAAGTATGAAGGCAAGTCCGTACTTGCTATTACGCACGGTAGTTGGCTAGCTCAATTGTTCGTTTCCTTGCACGGTGAATCAAGCAATGAGCATATCGGAAACATGTCATTTTCTGTATTGGAGCGACATCCAGAAGGCTGGCGCACACAGTTGTTCAACTGTACACAACATATGGAGTCGAGATCCTCAATGGAATTGACGAGCTAATTATATTGCTTTACAGAAGCATGCCCAAGGGCATGCTTTTTTTATTTCTCAAATTACTGAATAAATGTTGCTCTTTTTCCAATACTGGTTAATGTACAACAAGACCCGGCTTGGGAGTTCATGCTAGTGGGAATGGAGGGAGTACGTGAACTTAGCAGAAATGCTTAGCTTTGCCGACATCCAACAGTTAGCCCGCATTGCTGACAGTTACAATTGTGTTTGCAACACGAATTCCAAGCACGAGCTGATTCAATCGATTTTGTCCACCCTTGGTCAAAAGGAAATTTTTGAACGGCACGTGCGTGAAATGTCACTGGAGGAAATGCGGTTTCTTAATTCGCTTTTGTTCGAACAGCGTACTTCGTTTAGTTTGGAAGAACTTGTTGCACGCGTACAGCAAACGCGATTTGAAAAGCATGCCGACGATAGTCAGGCTGTAGTGTCTTCTCCAAGTGGCAATCCGCGTGACACGATTGCGAAATTTAAACATAGCGGGTGGTTGTTTAACGGGTGCAGTCAACAGACGAAGTATTTGTTTCAAGTGCCTGTTGACTTGAAGGATCGTTTTCGAGAAGTGCTGCGGCATACATTTGTGAGTCAACTTGAAGCCGTAACAGAGCCGCAAGCCTATCGGGATGAAGACGGACGTATCGGCGAAGATGTAGTTCACCTGTTACATTTTGTACATAAGGAAAACGTACTGCTGAATGGTGAGGGTGTGCTGTACAAGCGTCAACAGCAGCAACTGTTTGAGTTATTTGCCATTCAAGAGTGCCCAGTTGGTAAAGGAGAATGGAGATTTGGTTACGGTCGAAGATTTCATGACTATCCGAATCGATTTTCACTCATTTACGATTACGCCTTCTTTCAAGGCTGGATCGAAGAATGGGATGGCAAGTTAAGCTTGTCGATAAGCGGAGAAGAACGAATGGCGAAAGGCGGTGTAGAACCCGCAGTTAACGTTTATCGTTTCTGGTTAAAAATGTACAAAAATGCGATTCCCAATTTATTATCGCTTGTACATTGGATCAGCCTGTGTACCACATCATGGACAACTGTAGATTCATTAGAAAAAACGTTGCTGCCATTTGTGAAGCCGTTTTATTTTGACAGTCAGTCAGCAGTGTTTAGACAGCGTATGCTTATGATGATGGTTCATCTGGGGTTGCTCCGATTAGGGGAGCACTCGGAGTTTGGACAAGTGATGCAAACAACTAAAGGCGGACAAAAAATAATACAAGGCGTTTATGTCGCGCACGACGATAAGATTCGAATTGCCATTGACAATCGAAAACTCCATTGATACGATGAGACCGAAATTTTCCGTAGGATGCCAATCTATACCGGAGTGATGAGGTCGAGTCGGAGGTGGCGCGATGTTGTATGTGCCGTACAAAGGAATACTGCCAACTGTTGATGGTTCAGCATATGTCGCTGACGGGGCCAAAATAGTTGGTGACGTTACCATTGGCAAGGAAGCTACGATTTGGTTTAATGCTGTGCTGCGCGGTGATTTGGCTCCAATCCGAATTGGAGATCGCGCAAACATTCAAGACGGTGTAGTGGGTCATGTGAATACGAATCAGCCACTGCTCGTCGCAGATGACGTATCGGTCGGTCACGGTGCAATTATTCACGGTTGCACGATAGGCCATGGTACATTGATTGGCATGGGGGCGATTGTACTGAACGGCGCCGAAATTGGTGAATATGCTTTAGTAGGGGCAGGTTCAGTCGTCACCGAAAATAAAAAAATACCAGCCTATACTCTTTCTCTCGGTTCACCCGCACGTGTCATACGCGAGCTGACAGAAGCAGACTTACAACGCATGAAGAGAACAACGGAGAGCTATGTGGTGAAAGGAAAGGAATATAGGATCTCTTAATCGTTCTTGGTTGGAGGTGCGTCCTATGGATAAAATGAAAGTAACATATGAAGCGATGCTCAGTTTGACGGCGGAAATGATATGGGACAATGCGATCAAAAAGTATCGCACAGAGCGTATTTACGAGGCAATTGACAAAGCATTAGTTGCTGGCGATGAAGCTGCATTTCAGCAATTGACGAGTGAATTGAAAACATTGCAATAACCCGTAAAATGAAGAACGCAACTATGCGATTCTTCATTTTTTTGTGCGAATATTTGAATGAATCAGTATAATGGAGTAGAGAGATAGAAGGATGAAGAGAGAGGAGACGCATATGAAATTCAGTGAGTTGACGAAGGAACAGTGGGAAGAGCTGCAGCCGTATTTAGACACGGCTATTTTACCCGTAACAGGTTTGATAGGAAAAGAGTCGCCGATAGAGGCGGTTGAGTACTTAGAGCGGTTACGAGATTGGCTTGATCTTGTCGAAATTCCGTTCCGCGGACGTACGGTAACGTACCCTGCTTATCATTTTGTGACAGAGCAAACAGAAGGCGATACACGCTTTGATGCGATTAACGCCGCGTGTGAGCAATTGAAATCGACGGCAGGGTTTAAATTTGTCATCGTGATGTCAGCTGACGCCAATCTGGAAGTAGACAAGTTGCAGCAAGCAGATTTAGTATTAACGCCGTCTACGCTTGGTGAAGTGGAGGCTGGAGCGTATCGTTTAGCAATTAAGGAAAAAATCAGACTGTTATGGGAGCGCTCTCAAGTTTGAGTGTAATTGTGACAAAATCTCAACATTTCGCGTAGTGGCAATCTTTACACAGCCTAAACACATTGGTAAATTCTTGACGCTTTCATAGCGCTGGGATATTATAGTGATGTCCTAGTTAGAATGTGATTATGTTCATAGTAAGTTGCGAGAACGGTTGCGTAAAGGGGGTAAGACAGTATGAGCAATCCGCATGAGATCGAGCACAAACCTCACAAAGCGCGCAAAGAAATGTCGCGTCGACAATTTCTTGCTTACACCTTGGGTGGAACG harbors:
- a CDS encoding prephenate dehydrogenase produces the protein MSINIAILGVGLIGGSLALSFKDKPDHVVTGYVPNSKLAATCLERGVVDHATTSLEEAVKDADYIFLCVPVGVIESILVTLRNLPLKQGCVITDVGSTKASIARCARELEFTDVHFIGGHPMAGSERSGVEAASTLLFENAFYVLTPEKNVNKDAYDGLASLLRYTKAHIIQMDPLEHDRVVGAISHLPHIVAVTLVNQVRQYNEGNELHALLAAGGFRDITRIASSDPVMWRDILLNNRDVLLKLLDELKLGADQFIAQLQQLDGEAIMQAFAEAGEFRSRMPERRKGAIHALYDIYMDVPDHPGIIGKIATELGNHEINLSNLQIIESREDVPGVLRLSFRQQQDADRASVLLKANGHAVYV
- a CDS encoding RNA polymerase sigma factor, which translates into the protein MTDSQIIRDIKDGNVEQYAILMNRYQRKVLSFIFHMLKSSQLELLAEDLCAETFYKAYRSLHTFRESDALFSTWLYTIARNTVLSELRKQRSIQMSLDEDNSIVPEAPREAAPEYALLRSEKVSLVREAINRLPDKQRSALILREYDQLDYQEIADVLGQTVSSVKSLLFRARASIKIQLESYVTEPGIEGMNG
- a CDS encoding anti-sigma factor family protein; translation: MKCAETLDCISMYEDMPIDDPQRQVIEEHLSGCQACAEMYAVWAASEQWEDELTSEPEWSASSPFQSNHVMERIFKEEDWLVPVHQRSQTFSLRSRKMLSGLIAFCLTIFLSSLTVLLVRSEQSNMEHLSGMIPTSVAGVGEGWESVSINVPVAGVSEPVLLQVVPAVPHYWIALSLFGVTFALMLLNWLTRVRH
- a CDS encoding histidine phosphatase family protein, with amino-acid sequence MQFTLGLVRHGQTDWNVLGKIQGRTDIPLNESGREQAHRLAERLFHDAHKFDVVVTSGLQRADETGLIIANRLGIPVEKPERHLEERFFGLVEGTTPEEREQRWGTDWRTRDLGQEKNDELLQRAVACIEMLYQKYEGKSVLAITHGSWLAQLFVSLHGESSNEHIGNMSFSVLERHPEGWRTQLFNCTQHMESRSSMELTS
- a CDS encoding gamma carbonic anhydrase family protein — its product is MLYVPYKGILPTVDGSAYVADGAKIVGDVTIGKEATIWFNAVLRGDLAPIRIGDRANIQDGVVGHVNTNQPLLVADDVSVGHGAIIHGCTIGHGTLIGMGAIVLNGAEIGEYALVGAGSVVTENKKIPAYTLSLGSPARVIRELTEADLQRMKRTTESYVVKGKEYRIS
- a CDS encoding IDEAL domain-containing protein, coding for MDKMKVTYEAMLSLTAEMIWDNAIKKYRTERIYEAIDKALVAGDEAAFQQLTSELKTLQ
- a CDS encoding DUF2487 family protein is translated as MKFSELTKEQWEELQPYLDTAILPVTGLIGKESPIEAVEYLERLRDWLDLVEIPFRGRTVTYPAYHFVTEQTEGDTRFDAINAACEQLKSTAGFKFVIVMSADANLEVDKLQQADLVLTPSTLGEVEAGAYRLAIKEKIRLLWERSQV